The following coding sequences lie in one Candidatus Eisenbacteria bacterium genomic window:
- a CDS encoding HD domain-containing protein, which yields MSVPADAPVITFERVREDPRVKVFVRKADEALAEIGYTEHGERHVGLVAHIAFNTLKRLGHAERECELAAIAGYLHDMGNAINRDHHAQSGAAMAMQILTGMGMPDLEIVRIMGAIGNHHENDGDPVSPVSAAVILADKSDVHRTRVRNPDMIKFDIHDRVNYAVEKSFLNVDEARKLITLELSIDTSISQVMEYFEIFMTRMLASRKAAQYLGCQFGLAVNGNRLT from the coding sequence CCGGTCATCACGTTCGAGCGGGTGAGGGAGGATCCGAGAGTCAAGGTGTTCGTCCGCAAGGCGGACGAGGCACTGGCGGAGATCGGCTACACCGAACACGGAGAGCGCCACGTCGGGCTGGTGGCCCACATCGCGTTCAACACGCTCAAGCGCCTCGGTCATGCCGAGCGCGAGTGCGAGCTGGCTGCGATCGCGGGTTACCTGCACGACATGGGCAACGCGATCAATCGCGATCACCACGCCCAGTCGGGGGCGGCGATGGCGATGCAGATCCTGACGGGAATGGGCATGCCGGACCTCGAAATCGTCCGCATCATGGGCGCGATCGGCAATCATCACGAGAACGACGGCGACCCGGTGAGTCCGGTGTCGGCGGCGGTGATCCTGGCCGACAAGAGCGACGTGCACCGCACCCGGGTGCGCAACCCCGACATGATCAAGTTCGACATCCACGATCGCGTGAACTACGCGGTCGAGAAGAGCTTTCTGAACGTCGACGAGGCGCGCAAACTCATCACGCTCGAACTCAGCATCGACACCTCGATCTCGCAGGTGATGGAGTACTTCGAGATCTTCATGACGCGGATGCTCGCGTCACGCAAGGCGGCCCAATACCTCGGCTGTCAGTTCGGGCTCGCGGTCAATGGGAATCGCCTCACTTAG